Proteins from a genomic interval of Desulfofustis limnaeus:
- a CDS encoding glycosyltransferase family 2 protein: MKLIIQIPCYNEEDTLPILLRELPRHVDGFDTVEWLVIDDGCTDNTVQVARKHGVDHFVHFRKNRGLAKGFLAGIDKCLSLGADIIVNTDADNQYKSEDIPKLVRPILEGQADIVVGSRPIDEIEHFSFFKKILQKLGSKIVRIVSNTRVKDTTSGFRAMSRDAAMQMNVFNEYTYTLETVIQAGQKNLAIISVPIGTNEFLRPSRLMSSIPSYLRKSVATIVRIFVVYKSFRFFMSIGVVVFMVGVLLGLRFLLYFIFGDGGGHIQSLILASVLLGAGFQVILVAFISDLLSVNRRLLEDIQFRLKRMEQKRSKNDSGRFPKPLNDES; this comes from the coding sequence ATGAAATTGATTATACAGATTCCATGTTATAACGAGGAGGATACACTGCCGATCCTCCTGCGAGAACTGCCGCGTCATGTGGATGGGTTCGATACGGTAGAGTGGCTTGTGATTGATGATGGATGCACGGATAACACCGTTCAGGTCGCCCGGAAACATGGAGTGGATCATTTTGTTCATTTTCGTAAAAACAGGGGACTGGCGAAAGGATTTCTGGCAGGGATAGATAAGTGCCTGAGTCTCGGGGCGGACATCATCGTCAATACCGATGCAGACAATCAATACAAGTCGGAAGATATACCCAAATTGGTGAGACCGATCCTGGAGGGACAGGCTGACATCGTGGTCGGGAGCAGACCGATAGACGAAATCGAGCATTTTTCGTTTTTCAAGAAAATCTTGCAAAAGCTTGGCAGCAAAATCGTACGTATTGTAAGCAACACGAGGGTGAAGGACACGACCAGCGGCTTTCGCGCCATGAGCCGTGACGCTGCCATGCAGATGAATGTGTTCAATGAGTATACTTATACCTTGGAGACGGTGATTCAAGCTGGCCAGAAGAATCTGGCGATTATATCCGTTCCCATCGGGACGAACGAATTCCTGCGCCCGTCGCGCCTCATGAGCAGCATTCCGTCCTATCTTAGGAAATCAGTTGCCACGATTGTCAGGATTTTCGTCGTCTATAAATCTTTTCGCTTTTTCATGAGCATCGGTGTGGTGGTATTCATGGTCGGAGTTTTGCTCGGCCTGCGATTTCTCCTCTATTTTATTTTCGGCGATGGCGGCGGCCACATTCAATCGCTGATTCTGGCATCTGTTCTTCTTGGTGCAGGATTTCAAGTGATCCTGGTGGCATTCATTTCCGATTTGTTGTCAGTCAATCGACGATTGCTGGAAGATATCCAGTTCCGCCTGAAAAGGATGGAGCAGAAGCGTTCGAAAAACGATTCTGGTCGCTTCCCAAAACCCCTGAACGATGAATCGTGA
- a CDS encoding bifunctional class I SAM-dependent methyltransferase/glycosyltransferase family 2 protein encodes MTDYWPVKERLLQQFGKSRINHWNGRARERERYGLSRAYHALLRQRYRNIVPENLRILEIGCYKGDLLAALKPAYGVGVDFSAEAIDSARKRYPRLTFHVCDAHHLDIDPEYFDYVIISDLLNDVYDVQNVFESVRRYCDKSTRVVINSQSHLWSPLLRLCRTIGCAPKQLLQNWITVHDVKNLLTIVGFDVVSETPELLLPLPIPLAGSIANNCLAKIWPFSHLCLTHFLVARRSPDLDARRRDPSVSVIIAARNEAGHIEELLNRIPPMGGGTELIFVEGGSTDNTYDEIETRLRLFSRMKARLFRQEGRGKGDAVRLGFSMAENDVVMILDADMTVMPEELPRFYDLLVSGKTDFVNGVRLVYPMEDHAMRFFNLLGNKFFSSVFSWLLGQPVRDTLCGTKVLYRSAYLRIAEHRGYFGEFDPFGDFDLIFGAVKQNLKIMDMPVRYQARSYGETNIRRWSSGWLLLRMLVVAMRKIKFS; translated from the coding sequence ATGACGGATTATTGGCCAGTGAAAGAAAGGCTGTTGCAGCAATTCGGCAAATCCAGGATTAACCACTGGAATGGGCGTGCACGAGAGCGTGAGAGATACGGACTTTCTCGTGCTTATCATGCGCTGTTGCGGCAACGGTATAGGAATATCGTTCCGGAGAATTTACGAATCCTTGAAATCGGCTGCTATAAGGGTGATTTGTTGGCGGCCCTCAAGCCGGCATATGGCGTAGGGGTTGATTTCTCAGCGGAAGCGATCGATAGTGCGCGTAAACGGTATCCTCGCCTAACCTTTCATGTGTGCGATGCCCACCACCTTGATATCGATCCTGAGTATTTCGACTACGTCATCATCTCTGACCTGCTCAACGATGTATATGACGTTCAGAACGTATTTGAAAGCGTAAGGCGTTATTGCGACAAGAGCACCAGAGTCGTCATTAATTCGCAGAGCCATTTGTGGTCTCCTCTACTTCGCTTGTGCCGCACGATAGGATGTGCGCCGAAACAGCTCTTGCAAAACTGGATTACCGTGCATGATGTTAAGAATTTATTGACGATCGTAGGCTTTGATGTTGTTTCTGAGACCCCGGAGTTGCTTTTGCCACTGCCGATTCCGTTGGCCGGATCCATTGCCAACAACTGCCTGGCGAAAATCTGGCCATTTTCCCATCTGTGTTTGACCCATTTTCTAGTCGCTCGACGAAGCCCCGACCTCGACGCTCGGAGGAGAGATCCTTCGGTATCGGTAATCATCGCAGCTCGTAATGAAGCCGGGCACATAGAAGAGCTTCTCAACCGCATTCCGCCGATGGGGGGCGGCACCGAGCTTATTTTTGTCGAAGGAGGATCCACCGATAATACGTATGACGAGATTGAAACGCGCCTGCGACTGTTTTCCAGGATGAAGGCGCGTCTCTTCCGGCAGGAAGGCCGAGGGAAGGGAGATGCCGTTCGCTTGGGGTTTTCCATGGCTGAGAATGACGTGGTGATGATCCTTGATGCGGATATGACCGTAATGCCAGAAGAACTGCCCAGATTTTATGATTTGCTTGTTTCCGGGAAAACGGATTTTGTCAACGGCGTTCGTCTTGTTTATCCGATGGAAGATCATGCCATGAGGTTTTTTAATCTACTCGGCAACAAATTTTTCTCGTCAGTTTTTTCCTGGTTGCTTGGCCAACCCGTCAGGGACACATTGTGCGGCACCAAAGTTCTGTATCGTAGCGCCTATCTCCGAATTGCCGAACATCGAGGCTATTTCGGTGAGTTTGATCCGTTTGGAGATTTCGATCTCATTTTCGGAGCAGTGAAACAAAACCTGAAAATAATGGATATGCCGGTCAGGTATCAGGCACGATCCTATGGCGAGACTAATATCAGGCGGTGGAGCAGCGGGTGGCTTCTTCTCAGGATGTTGGTGGTGGCCATGAGAAAAATAAAATTTTCTTGA
- a CDS encoding DUF6020 family protein: MILINLGLRQETTLILDIETDTEETLQLFWKNKHQDFDQNRSIRVRLYPDKKNYQFSLPGFASYDTLRIDPIDRKSSVIIRSLEFQISGRTGVELQAEEAFREFLELRSGAALAPPPAGSGALVTALGNDPQLILDTKTWSLVMTGYGRRLLAAVTLAVTAVYLLAWARRRFISHDETWSDKKQRLCLAGCGLASGYLVLVLPVALPEHQKVSSWLGVSIAGAICLFILVAYLATRKRSSLSYTAHVGRFAWLQYALPSLLIFSLYLLAFWPASMSPDSLDQWKQVLKFNFKDWHPVFHTLNLWVFAKLWPSPVTAALFQILLLACSFGWAMARLQRMGASRLILWCTCLLFALLPLNGLMSVTIWKDIPYSVSMMILSIFLLEMAISSGKWLESKKNMVLLTIVVVLVSLYRHNGIFPAFGTLPVCLLIFPTRWQRLLVVLVAALSLHIFVRGPVYTWLDVERNNPLSHISAKIEKKLENFFKRKLLADAEDQEMASARGTSQRTQHPDVLEMIGHSIAVRLDSSSLLWRVLPLEGYYKRIDYVNLWEVSKEEERKIRYISGNNLDLRESPKLPVLTTLLFDLFERTKDHLFLFSMWRPAFYLYLLMFAAIVAGLRMKKAVPLILVPLLFNSVPVLFFVSKSSIFRYHYSITLTALALTLTLLFSPLSNRAMMRRSDEIDYTDSML; encoded by the coding sequence ATGATACTGATCAACCTTGGTCTGAGACAGGAAACCACCCTCATTCTGGATATCGAGACCGATACTGAGGAAACGCTCCAACTCTTCTGGAAGAACAAGCATCAGGACTTCGATCAGAATCGCAGTATACGTGTTCGCTTGTACCCTGACAAAAAGAATTATCAGTTTTCTCTACCGGGGTTTGCCAGCTACGACACGCTGCGAATAGACCCGATCGACAGGAAATCCAGCGTCATCATTCGCTCTCTTGAATTTCAAATATCCGGACGGACCGGGGTTGAGCTGCAAGCCGAAGAAGCGTTTCGAGAATTCCTGGAATTAAGGTCTGGAGCAGCACTTGCGCCCCCGCCTGCTGGCTCTGGTGCGCTCGTCACCGCTTTGGGAAATGACCCGCAACTTATTCTGGATACGAAGACCTGGTCTTTAGTGATGACGGGATATGGCCGACGTCTGTTAGCCGCCGTCACTCTCGCCGTGACAGCAGTCTACCTTCTCGCATGGGCTCGGAGAAGGTTCATCTCCCATGATGAGACGTGGAGCGATAAAAAACAACGCCTGTGCCTCGCAGGGTGCGGTCTGGCCTCAGGCTATCTGGTTCTTGTCCTGCCGGTTGCGCTCCCGGAACATCAGAAGGTCTCTTCCTGGCTTGGAGTCAGCATTGCCGGGGCCATTTGTCTCTTCATCCTGGTAGCGTATCTGGCGACCAGAAAGAGATCCTCATTGTCATACACGGCACACGTCGGCCGGTTTGCCTGGTTGCAGTATGCGCTCCCTTCTTTGCTGATCTTTTCCCTGTACCTGCTGGCGTTCTGGCCTGCTTCGATGAGTCCAGATTCTCTCGATCAGTGGAAACAGGTTCTCAAGTTCAATTTCAAGGATTGGCACCCGGTATTTCACACCCTGAATCTTTGGGTTTTTGCAAAATTATGGCCATCACCGGTAACCGCGGCTTTGTTTCAGATTCTGCTTCTGGCATGCTCCTTTGGTTGGGCTATGGCGCGGTTGCAGAGAATGGGCGCATCCCGTCTGATTCTGTGGTGCACCTGCCTGCTCTTTGCCCTATTGCCGCTAAACGGCTTGATGTCGGTGACGATCTGGAAGGATATTCCGTACAGTGTATCGATGATGATCCTGTCAATATTCTTGTTGGAAATGGCCATAAGTTCGGGAAAATGGCTCGAGTCCAAAAAAAACATGGTCCTCTTGACGATCGTTGTCGTTCTTGTGTCGTTGTACCGTCATAACGGCATTTTCCCGGCATTCGGTACGTTGCCTGTTTGCCTGCTCATATTCCCAACTCGGTGGCAGCGGTTACTGGTTGTTTTGGTGGCTGCCCTTTCTCTCCATATTTTCGTTCGCGGGCCCGTTTACACGTGGCTGGACGTTGAACGGAACAATCCCTTAAGCCATATATCTGCAAAAATCGAAAAAAAGCTTGAAAACTTCTTTAAGAGAAAATTACTGGCTGATGCAGAGGATCAGGAGATGGCATCTGCGCGGGGTACCTCGCAACGGACCCAGCACCCTGATGTGCTGGAAATGATCGGGCACTCGATCGCAGTGCGATTGGACTCCAGTTCTTTGTTGTGGAGGGTGCTGCCCCTCGAGGGTTATTATAAAAGGATCGATTATGTGAACCTCTGGGAAGTTTCAAAGGAGGAAGAAAGGAAGATCCGCTATATATCAGGCAATAATCTCGATCTTCGCGAGTCCCCAAAACTTCCCGTTCTGACAACGCTCCTCTTCGATCTCTTCGAACGGACGAAGGATCATCTTTTCTTGTTCTCGATGTGGCGTCCGGCGTTTTATCTCTACCTTCTGATGTTTGCTGCTATCGTTGCCGGCCTGAGGATGAAAAAGGCTGTTCCCTTGATTCTCGTTCCTCTTCTCTTCAATTCTGTTCCTGTTCTTTTTTTTGTAAGTAAAAGCTCCATCTTCAGGTATCACTATTCCATAACCCTCACGGCTCTTGCACTGACGCTGACACTGCTTTTTTCCCCTTTATCCAATCGAGCTATGATGAGACGATCCGATGAAATTGATTATACAGATTCCATGTTATAA
- a CDS encoding glycosyltransferase: MQFLKMPRHDVLFIGYLGHLDVIVIWVFAKLKGTPVVWDAFLSLYDTIVWDRRLVHRYHPLAMVLYLWERLACRAADIVLLDTREHALHFVDQFSLDESRVGVGFVGAEPELFPKANPTERKIQNHGDLTVLFYGQFIPLHGIDIIVEAAALLRSEPVSWMFIGQGQEEEKIRNLIARHRLEKIEWVPWVAYDELHRWIQRVDVCLGIFGTSGKAGRVIPNKVFQILSCGKPLITRDSKAMRELIPKHIQGIHLIEPGSSESLAAVIKSMVQSGDVKVDAKSLDEVQQMITPEAVGRQVMEYLHRVSGVD, from the coding sequence ATGCAATTCCTCAAAATGCCTCGGCATGATGTCCTTTTTATCGGCTATTTGGGCCATCTTGATGTTATTGTCATTTGGGTCTTTGCAAAGCTGAAAGGAACGCCGGTTGTATGGGACGCCTTTCTCTCGCTCTATGATACGATTGTTTGGGACAGAAGACTGGTGCACAGGTATCATCCCTTGGCTATGGTTCTCTACCTCTGGGAGAGGCTGGCATGCCGCGCTGCTGATATCGTCCTGCTCGATACCAGGGAACATGCCCTCCACTTTGTAGACCAGTTTTCCCTGGATGAGTCCAGGGTCGGAGTTGGGTTTGTCGGAGCGGAACCCGAGTTGTTCCCGAAAGCTAATCCAACTGAGCGAAAGATTCAAAATCACGGTGACCTAACGGTCCTTTTCTATGGGCAGTTCATTCCGCTGCACGGTATAGATATTATCGTCGAGGCTGCTGCGTTGTTGCGATCTGAACCTGTGTCATGGATGTTTATTGGACAGGGGCAGGAAGAAGAGAAGATAAGGAACCTCATTGCTCGCCATCGCCTGGAAAAGATAGAGTGGGTGCCATGGGTGGCGTACGACGAGCTGCACCGATGGATTCAACGAGTGGATGTGTGTCTCGGGATTTTTGGTACATCAGGCAAGGCCGGTAGGGTGATTCCGAATAAAGTCTTTCAGATACTCTCATGCGGCAAGCCCTTGATAACAAGAGATTCAAAGGCAATGAGAGAACTGATCCCAAAGCATATTCAGGGGATACATCTTATAGAGCCGGGATCGTCGGAAAGTCTGGCGGCAGTGATCAAATCGATGGTTCAATCCGGAGATGTTAAGGTTGATGCCAAGAGTCTGGATGAGGTTCAACAGATGATTACTCCGGAAGCAGTTGGCAGACAGGTGATGGAGTATCTCCACCGGGTGTCCGGCGTGGATTGA
- a CDS encoding ArnT family glycosyltransferase: MASSQDVGGGHEKNKIFLMNRPVRYLQGAIMPYFGMLPLMFTSLVVLCYFFYPVWGHYRFDPIERYLASFAFLFVFSVILGLVRKWTKKKTHRPPVKRSNSGWRWSFTPLVLATLIGMTSFQFVYVGTPILSGDDEPYHVRNQLMQWHAFQGFSLSDMLLLLLVCTALVVAMLGISGSLAGRWKLRPVKTVAAFSGFTLLLSLLVFFYASLVHNLPPEWGQELRWPPLGTLLGVASFTIFGASELSARLATILFYGATLAVLYQTIRCDTGCRLTGLLAIIVCMTSPVFFAYGHLAYREVGGCFFISLGMLALVNYCKDGDESWLQYAFFAVVGGFLERRPVAIFLLVCLLFIALRLFRNWRDGDFDRFDFIRQIGLSLSLCLLAVIGVVPWVMATRHIRSYDVHLENFLDARLLFAYASEFPRMFSWPVLGLFILGVIVVLRKRPTGGLIGLTVTAVLYLFFTGDEGRWIPVERFTVLFIPAMAVVSCYSFHIMRAEGLKKKVLALAAGVSILGLIGWMIDKPMVGLASTRTRTAGLFPHYPFDDILTYMKHEKTVPQGPVLHPKYWQPASLAYYPMYNMDGFRDEMPGWKSRNKAGTTLSSFQQLFHEKQCVAAMLRLTRGIDGVVAVSALDDLTYLQVATNTIPEFNVDRIIFNGIHGLALLTPLKENETGGAKQGSGSKYK, from the coding sequence GTGGCTTCTTCTCAGGATGTTGGTGGTGGCCATGAGAAAAATAAAATTTTCTTGATGAATCGACCAGTTCGATATTTGCAGGGAGCAATTATGCCCTATTTCGGCATGCTGCCCCTCATGTTCACAAGCTTGGTGGTTCTCTGTTATTTTTTCTATCCCGTCTGGGGCCATTATCGTTTCGACCCGATTGAACGGTATCTCGCTTCTTTTGCTTTCCTTTTTGTTTTCTCAGTCATTCTTGGCTTGGTCAGGAAATGGACAAAGAAAAAAACGCACCGGCCCCCGGTGAAGCGATCGAATAGTGGGTGGCGATGGTCATTCACTCCTCTGGTTTTGGCAACCCTGATTGGGATGACTAGTTTTCAGTTCGTGTACGTGGGTACCCCGATCCTCTCGGGAGATGATGAACCGTATCACGTCAGAAACCAGCTCATGCAGTGGCATGCCTTTCAAGGTTTTTCTTTAAGCGATATGCTCCTTCTGCTGCTTGTATGCACCGCGCTTGTTGTCGCCATGCTTGGAATATCCGGGAGTCTTGCCGGCAGATGGAAGCTTCGACCCGTAAAAACGGTGGCGGCCTTCTCGGGCTTCACGCTTTTGTTGTCCCTCTTGGTGTTTTTCTACGCCTCTCTTGTTCATAACCTTCCTCCAGAGTGGGGCCAAGAGTTGCGATGGCCACCTCTCGGGACGCTGTTGGGTGTTGCTTCTTTTACGATATTTGGCGCAAGCGAATTGTCTGCACGCCTAGCGACTATTCTTTTCTATGGTGCAACACTGGCGGTCCTTTATCAAACAATCAGGTGCGATACCGGCTGTCGTCTAACAGGACTGCTTGCGATTATTGTCTGCATGACCAGTCCTGTCTTTTTTGCTTATGGGCACCTGGCCTATAGGGAAGTCGGCGGCTGTTTCTTCATCTCCTTGGGGATGCTGGCACTGGTGAACTATTGTAAGGATGGGGACGAGTCATGGCTGCAGTACGCTTTCTTTGCCGTTGTTGGTGGATTTCTGGAGCGAAGACCGGTGGCCATCTTTCTACTGGTGTGCCTGCTGTTCATTGCACTGCGGTTGTTTCGGAATTGGAGGGATGGCGATTTTGACAGGTTCGATTTCATCCGGCAAATCGGCTTGTCTCTGTCGTTGTGTCTTCTCGCTGTTATCGGTGTGGTGCCATGGGTGATGGCGACTCGGCACATCAGGTCATATGACGTACATCTGGAAAATTTCCTTGATGCACGGCTGCTTTTTGCTTATGCATCTGAATTTCCGCGAATGTTCTCTTGGCCTGTCCTCGGCCTGTTTATCCTTGGGGTGATTGTTGTCCTGAGGAAACGACCGACTGGTGGTTTAATTGGATTGACCGTGACAGCGGTTTTATACCTTTTTTTTACCGGCGATGAAGGCCGCTGGATTCCGGTGGAGCGCTTTACGGTTCTTTTTATTCCAGCAATGGCGGTCGTTTCATGCTATTCATTCCATATCATGAGAGCTGAAGGATTGAAAAAGAAGGTGCTCGCTCTTGCGGCGGGTGTCAGTATCCTTGGTTTGATCGGCTGGATGATCGATAAGCCGATGGTCGGGCTTGCTTCGACACGGACGAGAACTGCTGGCTTATTTCCTCATTATCCATTCGATGACATACTCACCTATATGAAACACGAAAAGACCGTTCCTCAAGGTCCCGTCCTTCATCCCAAATACTGGCAACCGGCCTCGTTGGCATATTACCCGATGTATAATATGGATGGTTTTCGAGATGAGATGCCCGGATGGAAGTCACGGAACAAGGCTGGCACAACGCTTTCCTCTTTTCAGCAGCTGTTTCATGAAAAACAATGTGTTGCTGCCATGTTGAGGCTTACGCGGGGGATCGATGGTGTTGTTGCGGTTTCTGCTCTGGATGATCTGACGTACCTGCAAGTGGCGACAAACACGATCCCTGAGTTCAACGTTGATAGAATTATCTTTAATGGCATCCACGGCTTGGCGTTACTGACGCCACTGAAAGAGAATGAAACAGGTGGTGCAAAACAAGGGTCGGGATCGAAATACAAGTGA